GGACGTGCAGGCGAAACTCGGTTCCGTTGCCTGATTCGCTGACTACGTCTATGTGCCCGCCATGCCGCTGAATCACCGTCCGCACCAGCGCCAACCCCAGCCCAATGCCTTGAATCCCCGGATGGCTCGCTTCGTGCAGTCGTCGGAACGGCTCGAACAACGAAGTCCGTTTTTCTTCCGGAATGCCCGGCCCTTCGTCGCGAATGCTGATCACCCAGTCCGTGCCTTCGGTGAACAGATTGCAGTGCACGGTCGATTGCTGCGGGCTGAATTTGAGCGCGTTGCTCATCACGTTGCCGATGGCGCGGCTGATCATGCTGCGGTCGCCCCAGCAGGCGGCGGTGTCGGGGCGGCTTTCGAGTCGCACCTGCACCTGCTTGTCCTGCGCGCTGGCCCAGGCGTCGTCCACGTTTTCTTCAAGCAATGCGGCGAGGTCGAAGGTCGTGAGCGTGTAGTTCTGCGACTGCGCGCTCGCCAGCCGCACAAAGCCCTCGGCCATCGACAGCGAGGATTGCGCATAGCGTTCGATGCGCGGCAGCAGTTCGGTGGACGGCACCTGATCGGGATATTCACGGTGCATTTCCAGCAGCGTGATGATGGACGCTACGGGCGAGCGAATGTCGTGCGAGATGAAGTTCAGCGCTTCGTCGCGCTGCTTTTGCGCGCGGCGCATGTCGGTCAGGTCCACCAGCGTGATGAGCCAGCCTGCGTTCGTGCTGGCCGCAAACGGCTTGCACAGCAGCAGAAAATAGCGGCCCTGATCGTCGCGGCATTCCTGCTGGCTCGGGATGTCGGGCCACCGCAGCGGGTTGAGCGACAGCAGCGGTTTGCCCGATTCGGTGTGCACCAGTTCGGAAAACAGTTCCGCCAGCGCGTGGCCCACGGGATCGGGCGTGGTGTCTTCCACCAAGCGTGATGCAGCCGCGTTGGCGAGCGTGATCACGCCCAGACTGTCGCACACGAAAGTGGGCGAGGGCAGTTGGCGCAGGCTGTCGCTCACGAAATGGTGCAGCTCGCGCAACTGCTGCGTGGCCTGCTCGACCGCGTGGATACGGCGCTCCAGAAAGTCGCTGGGAAGAATGCGGTTGGCGCGCGTGACGGGCGGTGTCGGCAGCTTCACGCCGTCCTGCATCAGGTCGTGCATTTCCTGGCTCAGGAACATGGCTGCAGCGGACAGGCGACGCCAGCTCCACAGCGGATAGCTGAGCAGCACGCCCATCATTCCGGCGGCGGGCGCAAACTGCCAGCCAGTGGCGAGCGTGGTGATCGCGCCGACCAGCAGCATGAACAAGAACATCAAGCTGCACGCCACCAGCGCGGCAAACGGCCCGAGCAGCAGCACGGCCACCAGCGCAGCGGCTACGGGCAGCAGGTTGAACACCAGATTCCACGACAGCGGCGCCGGCATGATGCGCAGGTTGTCCATGCGCGCGTTGAGCACGTGGGCCACGAGTTCGACACCGGGAATGCGATCGGCCGCCGGGCCCACGGGCGCGGCAAACATGTCGCCCAGCCCCGTGGCTGTGGCTCCGACAAGCACGTACTTGCCGCGGAACGCATCGGAGGGGATGCGCTTCATCAGCACGTCGATGTACGAGTAGGTGATGAACGTCGGGCCGGTCTTCGCGCTTTTGGCGAACGGGATCACGCGCAAGCGGCTTTGCTTCCAGGTGTCGCTGGTTGCGGGCACATTCGCTCCGTCGCAGCCGGGGTAATCGCGTGCCCGCGCGGC
This genomic stretch from Diaphorobacter sp. HDW4B harbors:
- a CDS encoding CHASE2 domain-containing protein, which encodes MSPLRSTSRAQLQRREWSLLTVVLLCLVTWLCVTDALQRVDHLIHDAGGRLHAPEANRDIVIVAIDDRSIETIGRWPWRRALHAQLLDQITEQAPRAVGLDVLFSEPDADYPGDDTILSHAIARNGNVVLPIIRSTDDSKAAIDAPLPLIRQGAAQLGHVHVQVDSDGVARRLYLFEGPENGLRPHFSLAMQCAARARDYPGCDGANVPATSDTWKQSRLRVIPFAKSAKTGPTFITYSYIDVLMKRIPSDAFRGKYVLVGATATGLGDMFAAPVGPAADRIPGVELVAHVLNARMDNLRIMPAPLSWNLVFNLLPVAAALVAVLLLGPFAALVACSLMFLFMLLVGAITTLATGWQFAPAAGMMGVLLSYPLWSWRRLSAAAMFLSQEMHDLMQDGVKLPTPPVTRANRILPSDFLERRIHAVEQATQQLRELHHFVSDSLRQLPSPTFVCDSLGVITLANAAASRLVEDTTPDPVGHALAELFSELVHTESGKPLLSLNPLRWPDIPSQQECRDDQGRYFLLLCKPFAASTNAGWLITLVDLTDMRRAQKQRDEALNFISHDIRSPVASIITLLEMHREYPDQVPSTELLPRIERYAQSSLSMAEGFVRLASAQSQNYTLTTFDLAALLEENVDDAWASAQDKQVQVRLESRPDTAACWGDRSMISRAIGNVMSNALKFSPQQSTVHCNLFTEGTDWVISIRDEGPGIPEEKRTSLFEPFRRLHEASHPGIQGIGLGLALVRTVIQRHGGHIDVVSESGNGTEFRLHVPSTMPDAS